A stretch of Paenibacillus mucilaginosus 3016 DNA encodes these proteins:
- a CDS encoding glycosyltransferase, whose amino-acid sequence MAPASRSGSGHALPHVSILVPARDEEHNIVRCLESLLRQEYPSFEVICLDDGSKDRTPQLLAELQLRYPKLRVLEGADLPEGWVGKCFACHRLSEAADGRWLLFTDADTVHDPDMLAAHLRTALAREAGLLTGFPRVISRHALGWLTLPMLFFVIALHLPLRRVEGARDPRFTAAHGAFMLYRRDVYDRIGGHAAFRGALVEDMEMARAVKAAGEALVLCDITERTGCEMYRHPAQIWDGFAKNLFPGLGRSTPLLAGLLLFYTLFYIAPLPAAAVLLPLGERPAALAFLAVFLLGALQKAAVDRHFRVPGPWFLLVPASFTVLVLLAVRSWFLAFRGRDYVWKGRRYTP is encoded by the coding sequence GTGGCCCCGGCCTCCCGATCGGGAAGCGGCCATGCCCTCCCCCATGTCTCGATCCTCGTTCCCGCGCGAGACGAAGAGCACAACATCGTCCGCTGCCTCGAAAGCCTGCTCCGGCAGGAGTATCCGAGCTTCGAGGTCATCTGCCTCGATGACGGCTCGAAGGACCGCACACCGCAGCTGCTGGCGGAGCTGCAGCTCCGGTACCCGAAGCTGCGCGTGCTGGAGGGAGCCGACCTGCCGGAAGGCTGGGTCGGCAAGTGCTTTGCCTGCCACCGGCTGTCGGAGGCGGCGGACGGCCGCTGGCTGCTCTTCACCGACGCGGATACGGTTCACGATCCGGACATGCTGGCCGCCCATCTGCGGACGGCCTTGGCCCGGGAAGCCGGGCTGCTCACCGGCTTCCCGCGGGTGATCTCCCGGCATGCGCTCGGCTGGCTGACGCTTCCGATGCTCTTCTTCGTCATCGCGCTGCACCTGCCCCTGCGCAGAGTGGAAGGCGCCCGGGACCCGAGGTTCACCGCCGCCCACGGGGCCTTCATGCTGTACCGCCGGGACGTCTACGACCGGATCGGCGGCCATGCCGCTTTCCGCGGCGCCCTCGTGGAAGACATGGAGATGGCCCGGGCTGTGAAGGCGGCAGGCGAAGCCCTCGTGCTGTGCGATATTACGGAGCGCACCGGCTGCGAGATGTACCGGCACCCGGCACAGATCTGGGACGGCTTCGCGAAGAACCTGTTCCCCGGCCTCGGCCGTTCGACCCCGCTGCTCGCCGGGCTGCTGCTGTTCTACACGCTGTTCTACATTGCGCCGCTCCCGGCAGCCGCCGTCCTGCTGCCGCTCGGGGAACGGCCGGCCGCCCTGGCCTTCCTTGCCGTGTTCCTGCTCGGAGCCCTGCAGAAGGCAGCGGTCGACCGGCACTTCCGAGTGCCAGGCCCGTGGTTCCTGCTCGTCCCCGCCAGCTTCACCGTACTGGTGCTGCTCGCCGTCCGTTCCTGGTTCCTTGCGTTCCGGGGCCGCGATTACGTATGGAAAGGAAGGAGGTACACGCCATGA
- a CDS encoding lysophospholipid acyltransferase family protein codes for MIPACKSPAFERLFAVYNRHLLKRSFHRISVRTDPRIDPVRPTLYAANHSSWWDALLPLELNRSLLGQELYAMMSEEGLRRFRFFRRLGAFSVDRGSLQGVKDSLRYAAGVLEGERRALWLFPQGDIRHGDVRPLGFHSGIGYLLREVPGIQVVPVSFYYCFLQDQKPEVFADLGPPIPAERLPAAASRQQLTRTVEDAVTDRLDALRQGVIHGEAAGFTALLAGRSSTSDRFTRFFRRA; via the coding sequence ATGATTCCCGCCTGCAAAAGTCCGGCTTTCGAGAGGCTCTTCGCCGTCTATAATCGGCACCTGCTGAAGCGGAGCTTCCACCGCATCTCCGTGCGGACAGACCCCCGCATCGACCCGGTGCGTCCGACCCTGTACGCGGCCAACCACAGCTCCTGGTGGGATGCGCTGCTGCCCCTGGAGCTGAACCGCTCTCTTCTCGGCCAGGAGCTCTATGCGATGATGTCCGAAGAAGGACTGCGTCGCTTCCGCTTTTTCCGCAGGCTCGGCGCTTTCTCCGTGGACCGCGGGTCGCTGCAGGGCGTAAAAGACTCCCTGCGTTACGCGGCCGGCGTACTGGAGGGAGAGCGCCGGGCCTTGTGGCTGTTCCCGCAGGGGGATATCCGTCACGGTGACGTGCGCCCCCTCGGCTTCCATAGCGGGATCGGTTACCTTCTTCGCGAAGTGCCGGGGATTCAGGTCGTGCCCGTCTCGTTCTATTACTGCTTCCTGCAGGATCAAAAACCCGAGGTGTTCGCCGACCTCGGCCCTCCGATTCCTGCGGAACGGCTCCCGGCCGCCGCCTCGCGCCAGCAGCTTACCCGGACTGTGGAAGACGCCGTAACGGACAGGCTCGATGCGCTGCGGCAGGGCGTCATTCACGGGGAGGCGGCCGGATTCACCGCGCTGCTGGCCGGGAGGAGCTCCACCTCGGACCGGTTCACCCGTTTCTTCCGCCGGGCTTAG
- a CDS encoding carotenoid biosynthesis protein has translation MVNQWVVRITALYIFWFLCGYVLVSTGLLPAWLEWANSLYLILGGSTALVWYVRRYGARQALMLFVICGSVSYAAEWIGVHTSRWFGTYEYGLSFAPLVLGVPLAIPFAWCMLLIIAKAFAPVPPSGGAWKGLTLEQSLSAGKRELKAARKAAKRRSFWLPAVWAASMVTAIDLLLDPVAAQQRYWTWESAKNAAWNASFYSVPLSNFICWWITSLLILNMVNYLHDEYFEDHPGSDRTGTFIPMLLLLTLESLFLTLAVKSGLWWAAGLNVALLLLLFLWRSKEVPRRS, from the coding sequence ATGGTAAACCAATGGGTAGTACGGATCACGGCTCTTTATATCTTCTGGTTCTTATGCGGTTATGTTCTGGTCAGCACCGGTCTTCTGCCCGCCTGGCTCGAGTGGGCGAACAGCCTGTATCTGATCCTGGGCGGAAGCACCGCTCTCGTATGGTATGTGCGCAGATACGGCGCCCGGCAGGCGCTGATGCTCTTCGTTATCTGCGGAAGCGTCTCCTATGCCGCCGAATGGATCGGGGTGCACACCTCCAGGTGGTTCGGAACCTATGAATACGGGCTCTCTTTCGCCCCGCTCGTGCTCGGTGTGCCTCTGGCGATTCCGTTCGCCTGGTGCATGCTGCTTATCATCGCCAAAGCGTTCGCTCCCGTACCGCCTTCAGGAGGCGCCTGGAAGGGACTGACGCTCGAGCAGTCGCTCTCTGCCGGCAAGCGGGAGCTCAAGGCCGCCCGGAAAGCCGCCAAGCGGCGCAGCTTCTGGCTGCCCGCGGTATGGGCCGCCTCCATGGTGACGGCCATCGACCTGCTGCTCGATCCCGTCGCGGCACAGCAGCGGTACTGGACCTGGGAGAGCGCGAAGAACGCCGCCTGGAACGCGTCGTTCTACTCGGTGCCCCTCAGCAATTTCATCTGCTGGTGGATCACCTCCCTGCTCATCCTCAACATGGTGAATTACCTGCATGACGAATACTTTGAAGACCACCCGGGCTCGGACCGCACCGGCACCTTCATTCCGATGCTGCTGCTGCTGACGCTCGAATCTCTCTTCCTGACGCTTGCCGTCAAGAGCGGCCTCTGGTGGGCAGCCGGTCTCAATGTGGCCCTCCTCCTGCTCCTCTTCCTCTGGAGATCGAAGGAGGTGCCGCGGCGATCATGA
- a CDS encoding phytoene/squalene synthase family protein → MNLNQSAAYAVCEGVVRRHSSSFYRAFSLLPAHKRNAVWAVYAFCRTADDLVDLRPDTACEELATFEEAFRRMLAGAADDHPHWIALADVFASFPMDPEPFFGMIAGQRQDLTKVRYDSMEELEHYCYLVAGTVGEMLLPILAPSVTDEMRRTAVQLGAAMQLTNILRDVREDYERGRVYLPRTLMQRFGYSVSDMSQGVHAPGWRPLFRHLADLAETKYREGLSAMAYYPRDGRLALGAAGSIYRQILMECRDRHGDVFSGRVVVSNMKKASIMLSLLVQASTWRRRRAAVAGERRLTW, encoded by the coding sequence ATTCCTCGAGCTTCTACCGCGCCTTCTCGCTGCTGCCCGCTCACAAAAGAAATGCGGTCTGGGCCGTCTATGCTTTTTGCCGCACCGCCGATGATCTGGTCGACCTTCGTCCCGATACGGCCTGCGAAGAGCTGGCCACCTTCGAAGAAGCGTTCCGCCGGATGCTGGCGGGCGCTGCGGACGACCACCCCCACTGGATTGCGCTGGCGGACGTGTTCGCCTCGTTTCCCATGGACCCGGAGCCGTTCTTCGGCATGATCGCCGGCCAGCGGCAGGACCTAACCAAGGTCCGGTACGACTCTATGGAAGAGCTCGAGCACTACTGCTATCTCGTAGCCGGAACCGTCGGCGAGATGCTGCTGCCGATTCTGGCCCCGTCGGTCACGGACGAGATGAGGCGCACAGCCGTGCAGCTGGGTGCGGCCATGCAGCTCACCAATATTTTGAGGGATGTGCGTGAGGATTACGAAAGAGGGCGGGTTTATCTCCCCCGCACGCTGATGCAGAGGTTCGGCTATTCGGTATCGGATATGAGCCAAGGCGTCCATGCTCCCGGCTGGCGGCCGCTGTTCCGTCATCTGGCGGATCTGGCGGAGACGAAATACCGCGAAGGGTTATCGGCCATGGCCTACTACCCGAGGGACGGGCGTCTGGCTCTAGGAGCCGCAGGGTCGATCTATCGGCAGATTCTCATGGAATGCCGGGACCGGCACGGGGATGTGTTCAGCGGGAGGGTGGTTGTCTCCAATATGAAAAAGGCAAGTATCATGCTCTCCCTGCTCGTCCAGGCAAGCACCTGGCGCAGACGCAGGGCAGCAGTGGCAGGTGAACGCCGGCTTACATGGTAA